A single region of the Plantactinospora soyae genome encodes:
- the mshB gene encoding N-acetyl-1-D-myo-inositol-2-amino-2-deoxy-alpha-D-glucopyranoside deacetylase, with protein MSDSTEPARTAPELPARRLLLVHAHPDDEAIGTGATMAYYAAAGGGVTLVTCTLGEEGEIHVPALAGLAAAEGDQLGGYRIAELAGACAALGVRDHRFLGGAGRYRDSGMMGLATNDHPRAFWQADLDEAAGHLVEIMREVRPQVLVTYDPNGFYGHPDHIQAHRVAMRAAELAAAEGFGPAKIYWTAMPKSVLEAGMLAFADSSDNPFADTDQVDELPFGTPDEQIAARIDGTDQHTAKEAAMRAHATQIPDTSWLYSIASNFGGEFMGVEYYTLAAGTKGPGSGPYGWEDDLFAGLPLPAGSPAVSSASSGGDPAEDSVGDLAGAR; from the coding sequence CTGTCCGACTCGACCGAGCCGGCCCGGACGGCCCCGGAGCTACCCGCGCGGCGGCTGCTGCTGGTGCACGCACACCCCGACGACGAGGCGATCGGGACCGGCGCGACGATGGCGTACTACGCGGCGGCGGGCGGCGGCGTCACCCTGGTCACCTGCACCCTCGGCGAGGAGGGCGAGATCCACGTGCCGGCGTTGGCCGGGCTCGCCGCCGCCGAGGGCGATCAACTGGGCGGCTACCGGATCGCCGAGCTGGCCGGCGCATGTGCCGCGCTCGGCGTACGGGACCACCGGTTCCTCGGTGGCGCCGGGCGGTACCGCGACTCGGGCATGATGGGCCTGGCCACCAACGACCACCCACGAGCCTTCTGGCAGGCCGATCTCGACGAGGCGGCCGGTCACCTGGTCGAGATCATGCGTGAGGTACGGCCGCAGGTGCTGGTCACCTACGACCCGAACGGCTTCTACGGGCATCCCGACCACATCCAGGCACACCGGGTGGCGATGCGCGCGGCGGAACTGGCGGCGGCCGAGGGCTTCGGGCCAGCCAAGATCTACTGGACGGCGATGCCGAAGAGTGTGCTGGAGGCCGGCATGCTCGCCTTCGCGGACTCGTCGGACAACCCGTTCGCGGACACCGACCAGGTCGACGAACTGCCGTTCGGTACGCCCGACGAGCAGATCGCGGCCCGGATCGACGGCACCGACCAGCACACCGCCAAGGAGGCGGCGATGCGGGCGCACGCGACCCAGATCCCGGACACCTCCTGGCTCTACTCCATCGCCAGCAACTTCGGCGGCGAGTTCATGGGGGTGGAGTACTACACGCTCGCCGCCGGGACCAAGGGCCCGGGCTCCGGGCCGTACGGCTGGGAGGACGACCTCTTCGCCGGTCTGCCCCTGCCCGCCGGATCTCCCGCGGTGTCTTCGGCCTCCTCCGGCGGTGACCCGGCGGAGGACTCCGTCGGTGATCTGGCGGGCGCACGGTGA